A segment of the Eubalaena glacialis isolate mEubGla1 chromosome 14, mEubGla1.1.hap2.+ XY, whole genome shotgun sequence genome:
CTAGTTTATTTCATTTGGTCGTAACGGCCACAGCGGTGACCACCTAAGACAACACTCACCCACTGAATGTCCATGCCCTGGACAAGCCTGTCCAGCTCCATGAAGTCCTCTTTGTTGATCACCTCCTTCCCTGTGCTTGTCCTCCATCCACTCTTCTTCCAGCCTTGCAGCCAATTAGTGATGCCTAGAAGGAACACTCACAGATCATTACTCTCGAACGTTCTGGTAGTTTCTCCTCCCTAGACTCCCCTCTGACCATTGCTCCACGTGTACCTCAGTGGCTTTCTGGACTCTTCCTTTCCTTACTGGGGCCGTGCTCTGGCTCGCCCCGTCCCTTTACTCTCACCCGTGTCTGCCCTGAGGCCGTCGGGCTGAGGCACCGCCCCCTCCAGCCTCATCAGCGCCCCCCAAGCCCCCACCCCACGGGCCCTACACACGGTACCCCCAGAGGGAGCACACATCTTCTACCTCGCGGCCACGCCCCCGGCGCCTGGCAAAGCATGCCTCTGCGGCACACACCGGAGCAGCACGGGCTTCCCTGGCACCAGACACACCCAACGCCAGCCCCTTCACCGTCTGGGTCCTGCCCTCATGCCGCACCTCTTCCAGGGGAAGGAAATACCTATTTCCCTTCATATGTACTCGAAAAACCCTAGAAGAAGTCCAATGTAAACACTTACCATTGATAGTAAACATGCTGTCTGTGTAGAGGACCAACTTATTGATGTTCTGAGCCTTCGCCTGTTCGATGGCTTTGCAGGCTGCCTTGAAGATACAAATCAGTTGTCATGCTGCAGAAATTGTTCAACTTTCGACACGGATGTTCACAAttaccaaaaaatttaaaatctaaatcCTTTTCCTGTGCTAACCGTAATGATAACATTGTCTATGTGAAATAACGCTACACATACAATTCTCCTGTTTAGACATCTATTTGAaacaagttttataatttttctagaaAACTCCTGTTCTTCAGAACTGTTACTAGCCCCAAACTAAGTTTCTTCTGGACTCGGAGTATCTTATACACACAGAGAGTAGAAAGTACATTGATACCGTTCTAGTCAACGGTAAAGAATGATAAACTTACATTTTTAGTGGAAAAATACCTCTGATAACTTACATGAATCTCTGCTCTTTGGTTTGTTTGTCGCCCAGGAAGTCTAattcctacatttctggtttcaaaacagtacaaaagaaaataaaattataagctaATTCTCAAAGTGATTCCTTAAGTCTCTTAAATGATAACAGGCTTGTATACTTTTTTACTTGAAATATGAAATCATACAAAAATCAAACCAACAATactaacattttattgaaaagtGCCATGGTGTGGTCTTGTAGGAGAACTCTGGACCAGAAGGCAAAAGCCAGGTTTAATTTCTGGACCTGAAATACACTAGCATGTGGTCTTGGGCAGGCACTAAACCCGCGGACACTCATGCCACCCGAGCTGGCCACCCCTTAGAGGGTTCCAGGCTAAGCGAACATTGAAGTGAAGGCAGAAGGGCTTACAGGCCAGGAGGCTCGAGAACAGCATCAGTGGTGCGCAGCTGACCCTGCTCTTGCCCAGGGCTGCACAGGCCCCTGGACTCTGGTGAGTGGCTACTTCACAGGGACCCAACCCCTCTTTCACACTGAATTCTGTGGCTGTCAGTTACTACTCAAGTTCTTGCATACTTGGGGGCAGGTGTATTTGAATGATCTCACGTCGTATCACCTTGACTTTGTGCCTTTTGAAAAACACGGGTCACCTCTAAGCTCACTCATCTTCAAGACTCATAGGGGCACGCAGCGTTCCCAGTATGGTGACCTGCCCCTCGTGCATCCTTGCCAAAGCCATCTCCCGGGGACGTGGGACTCTTCCACTACCCCTGCCAACGCTACCAAATAATCAAACAGTAAGCGGATCCTGCCTCAGTCTTTCCCAAGTTTTGGAATATGATTCGGTTAAATGTGAAGCTTAATAAAAGCCAGCTTTTCTGGTTTACTTACAAAGGATGGCCTGGCCCCCAGTAAACACCGATTCCTGCTCGAGCCCTCCTCCGCCCATTACTGGAGCAGCAGCCGTCCGTGTAGACGACGACAGAGTGCCCTGTAAGCGGGAAACTTAGTGAGCGCCACCGGATCACCATTACTAAAAGCTGAAATTCACCTAAAAACTTACTACGATTGAATTAGCATTTTAAACTGAGAGAGTATTTATGCTTTGGAAGCTTTCCGTGCAGGAAAACATTACCAATGCCTTATATGTGGGCACTTGACGCTTTTTGCTTGGAATCCACTCCTATTTCGGTTCTGCCTGCCGGGGGGAATTAAAGGTGAAGGCAATCGCTCTGTAAACCCAGACCCCGCTGCTGTTTACATTCCCTGTTACAGAGGCCAACGAACAAAGCCACTGCCCTTCTCTTCACGTGTGTGCGGGGGGCAGTGCGGGAAGGCCACGTTCACCCCCAGGAGCTGTCCTTGCAGACAACAGTGCCTTGATAATGACCTGCCTGCCAGAAGGTCAAGTCCTCCAACAAATGTTggcctaattttttttcttggtccttTTGCAACTAGTGAACTGTGGTCCCGCCTTTGCTTCTTTCCATCAAGACAGAGAGTTTGATCAACACACCAACGCGGTAAAGAGCAAGGCAGAGAAGGAGTGACACGAGGCCATCCTCAGGCCACCGATCAGCGGCAGAGCACCCGGCAGGGCGGAGGGGAACTCGGGTTGCCGGCGGTCAGCGAGCGGGGCTGCGGAGCAAACAGAGGCCGTGCTCCGTGAGGGACGTGTTAAAAGGAGGGCGGATTGAACAGGCAGAGGCAAAGCGGGGAGGAGGTGAGATGCTAGCGGAGCACATTCCTAACCGGAGTGGGGCCGGGAGTCCGAGAACACGGGCGCCGGGCAGGGCTCCTCCGTTCAACTGAACGTGACGCTCAACAGGAGCCCTTCCTGGTCCCTGACTCCGTGTGACTGCCAGTGGCCGTCAGGCACCGTGCCAGGTGCCCCCGCGCTTCAGGCAACTGTCAGTGCACTGGAAACGGACCATCTCCCAGTCGCCCCACGAACATCTGCTTCAGTTGCTATCAGTAAATAATCAGATCAAGACcatttggttttgcttttcacaTAACTGCAAAAATTGATTTATACAGTTTTCATACAGTTTGACCAAACATTTTCTGGTTTTCCTTGAAAAACTTAGAACCTACAAATACACTGACTTATATAAAAAATGCTATTTATTCTTATCTTCTATTCATACATGTAGAAGACAAAAGGGAGACTCACGTACCATCAAGTTACTTAATATAAACACTGGATTCCTGGAGCTAAAGGCAGAGGAGAAATTCACAACTATCTTGTTTCTCAGGATAAGGTAGGATCACTTCTGTTTTGCAAAGATTACATGTAAAAGGTTAAGATGCTGGTGTCAACCAATTATATAAAGGAGCTCTGTCCAGGGCCTTTCTTATTTCAAGAGCTGAAGTTTTGGCATTTTCTTAGTGACCAGGAATACCGTGTGCACAGGGAATACTGGTGTTTACAAAGATCAAAGAGTTTTTCATGCAGAGCCTATATAATGATTTTCCTATGAACATCCAAAATTCTAATAATTCTACACCATTAGATCAATTATAAAATAGTGACCttaggactcccctggtggtccagtggtaaagaatccgccttccaatgcaggggacgcgggttcgatccctggtcgcggaactgggatcccacatgccttggggcaactgagcccacaccacaactactgagctcgcgcgcttcaactagagagcctgcgtgccacaaactacagagcccacgcgctctggagcctgcacaccacaactagagaagagaaaatctgcatgccacaaccagagagaagcccacgtgccgcaacgaaagatcccacatgccgcaatgaagacccgacacaaccaaataaataaatatgtaaaaagaaagggggaaaaaaaaagaatgttatacATCAGTTCAAATTTCCCTCATTAAGAAAGTGGGAAAAGTTTTTAcacatgaatatatttatatgattactgtattaaaaattttaaaatccaagaAAGACATACCCATATAAGAAAACGTGTCTTTGCTCACTGAAGGCAGCGGTTCTGCATTCTGTTTCACGTGCTTTGCACATGGCTCTGTGGTTTCACCTTCACCTTCATCCAAGGGCTCATGAAGTCGCTTGTTTGCCTTCACTTGTGATTCCTGTACACGTTTATTTTTCTGCCCTGAAAGGTAGAGTCTACTCAAAAGCCAGAAACAATGGACACAACATGAAATGACTGAGAATCCAGAACTTCACTAAGTCAGGCTTAAATACCCCCGTATGTGGCTCTATAGAGGGAAAGACTTAAGACAGGCCACACCACCTCAGACACTGACATCCTGGGAAATTAAATTTTCCACAATAAGCTCAGTGAGGGCAACACGAAGACTAGAGCAAAGctgctgttaaaaaagaaatctggttTCGATGGAGACAGAACAGATACCAAGGGTGCTGAACCCTTTAGCGCTCACAGACAGTTTGAAAATCTGAGGGGCTCTTTCCCCAGAGAAAACAAGGGTCCAAATTTCATATCTAAGGTGAGAACAGATAATGGGACATATtaaaaaagggaaacagaaacCAAAAGGTAACGGGACAGGGTCCCTGCAGGGACAGCACTGTTGGAGAGCTTCCCTGCAGCGGCCCCGCCGGGGTGGACCTGAGGGTCATCCCCAAGGGGTTCTCACACCCGCTCAGGTTGCGTCTCACTCACTCTTTCATATGATTACGGCAGCTGACGCAGAAGATGAATTAGACCAGGATTCAAAACACTAGTTTCAATTTGAGCTTTACCTTTTATCAGTTGTGAACTCAGTCAACTGACTTAACCCCGCTCAGCTGCTATAAAGTGAAGCCCAGCACTAGGTGATCTGAACCAGCTTTTCCTACGCTACCCTTTTCTGGAGTGGAACTAGAAACACACAAGCAGCCACTCGTTGCATCTCCAAAATAACAACCTCAACTCGACACTGCAGAGTGCACCTTCCGCTCTCAACCCCTAAATCAGGGGTGGAGAGACGGTgctccagcatttactgagctctgactaGGCAGGCATAAGCTGGAACTTCTCGCCTGGCATAGCTTCTGAGCCCACACCTCTCCGAAGAATGCTCAGGTCAGCCAGGCAGAGCTCGAGGGTCCAGAGCAGTACTGACATGTCCGCTCTGCTGTACTGGTGTCACCTCATACTGACCTTGAAAATACTCCTGCAGGTGCTCTGCAGAAGCACCCCCAGAGGTACAGGCTGAAGTGCAATTTTGCAGAATTttaatattgatataaataatcGGTTTTATTTACTGTAACAGAGAAAGTTAAATTGAAATGAAAGTTGTTGAAGAACAGATATGACTTTGAAGGAAAAGGATACTATGGTTGTCAGATCATTTTTCCTTCACAAAATTGTggtttttctttaagtaaattaACCTAAAATCAACTTATATAAACCACAATAACTAGCAAATAGCTCAGTAATCCCCAAATAAGGATAAATGTAATATTAAGAGAAAAACTGGGAAAGAGGCTAACAGGTTTGCTCTGGTACAGCTCTCAAACATTCATGATGCTAAAccccatttatatacattatgtaaGTCACTAACTGGAGATCTCTGTAAAGTTTTAAGaaaagcagattcacagatataaaaAACGACCTTGCCTTAAGACTTGGAGAacttaataaacagaaacatacTGATACTGGAAGAATTGAGATATGAATAAATTACTAATTGATTAAAACGAAAAACCCGTGAAAAGAAGTATTAAGAACCCAACCAAGACAAAAGTCGTACTTGCACACTAGCTTTCTATCCCAAGCTGATTTCTCGCCTGGGTAGAAAACGGAACCGTCACATCACACCCCCTTTAAAAGCTGCTGGGAAACGGAGGGTGAAGCAGCCGCACCAGGAGTGAGTGTCTCCTCTGCCTCGGAAGCTTGCCTTTCAAGGCAGATTCCTAGTGTGCTCTGCCTCTCCCTGAATCCTGCTTTGTCCAGAAGTGTCATGACACCCCAGAGGAGCACCTGTTCAGTGCTCGAGCATCTCAGTGGTCTCGAGAGACTGTTCAAAAGAAGCTGATTTAAAATATCCTCCTCTCACTCTTCATCCACTGTAGTAAAAAATGTCTGTGAGTAAAGTTAATGAAAAACACTTCCTCAAGGTAGGCTACATTTTAAACCTTTGTGCTCTAAAGCAGCCACCCTCAGTCTTGCCTACCTGATGTCCCTCATATTGGGCCCTAAACCTCAATTAAGTCTACTTCCGGTAACATGTGAAACTGGAGGAAATTCCAATTGTGTGACTCTATCCTAGGTAAAGATGAAACACCATACAGGTGCATGCTGTGAAAAGAACTACACTGATCATTTTACAACTAGAGCCCATTCAATCCAataacaagtatttttttttaaattaattaattaattaattttatttttggctgtgctgggtcttcgtttctgtgcgagggctttctctagttgcggcgagcaggggccactcttcatcgcggtgcgcgggcctctcaccatcgcggcctctcctgctgcggagcacaggctccagacgtgcaggctcagcagttgtggctcacgggcccagctgctccgcagcatgtgggatcttcccagaccagggctcgaacccatgtcccccgcactagcaggcagattctcaaccactgcgccaccagggaagcccaagaataagtatttttaaaagatggaattAAGTATAGTGAGGACACTGAATGGAACAGGAGATCTGAGTTCTGGCTTGTCTCCAATACTGTTACCAACAGGAGTCATTACGCTAAATTGCTTTCAGcctgtttcctaatctgtaaaatggaaaaatggaaacaatcataTTCTTCTCTATCTGCTGACAGAGTAGCTATACAGATCAAGTGACACTTGGGATATGAAAGGCTTTGAATAGGTTAAAATGTTACAATGATGTGAGTGGTGACTACCTTCTGAACCATCAGGGTTTGCAGAGCTTCTGACAAAGGCCCAGGCTTCCTCTTCTGTGGCAAACTTCTTAAATCTGGCTGCAGGAAACCGGTCCACCTGGGCTCTGCATTCATCCCTGAAACAAAGTGACAAAACAAAGTGTTAAGCTTAACACTTAATATTTTTTCACGGATCCTTGTCTTAGGCTGGGAACAGTGTGACAAGGGCTGGGGCTGTCAGCTCCTTGGGGGCAAAGGGTCACGCCTTACAGTTTGTAGTCTTATCTTGCACGTCCAACCCTTCACCCTGTGTCATGCTAGGTGCCAGCCAGACAATACACCTGCACCATAAGGCTTTCCTCAAAGCATACTAGAATTTGGGGGtcttcattcatttcattacaacAGAAAGGCCAGCTTCTGAGATGCTTCTTCCTCAGTAGCCTAGCTGCACAGGGAAACACTATGCACTCAGGTACACACACAAAGACTGATAATAAACCTTGATATCATACAGTGGGAAGAGTCCTGGTTATGGAGTCATAACACCTGGTTCAAGTCCTACATCTGTCACTTACTAGCCCCAAGAATTTCTTGACCACGGTAACTACACCCAAAAATGAGAATAATCCCACCTACCTCAAAGGACTGTTATAGGGATACAAACATTAGT
Coding sequences within it:
- the RNASEH1 gene encoding ribonuclease H1 isoform X2 → MTRLLGVAHRVALAAVRCSGRSCRGLAMFYAVRRGRKAGVFQTWDECRAQVDRFPAARFKKFATEEEAWAFVRSSANPDGSEGHSVVVYTDGCCSSNGRRRARAGIGVYWGPGHPLNVGIRLPGRQTNQRAEIHAACKAIEQAKAQNINKLVLYTDSMFTINGITNWLQGWKKSGWRTSTGKEVINKEDFMELDRLVQGMDIQWMHVPGHSGFIGNEEADRLARQGAKQPED
- the RNASEH1 gene encoding ribonuclease H1 isoform X1, which encodes MTRLLGVAHRVALAAVRCSGRSCRGLAMFYAVRRGRKAGVFQTWDECRAQVDRFPAARFKKFATEEEAWAFVRSSANPDGSEGQKNKRVQESQVKANKRLHEPLDEGEGETTEPCAKHVKQNAEPLPSVSKDTFSYMGHSVVVYTDGCCSSNGRRRARAGIGVYWGPGHPLNVGIRLPGRQTNQRAEIHAACKAIEQAKAQNINKLVLYTDSMFTINGITNWLQGWKKSGWRTSTGKEVINKEDFMELDRLVQGMDIQWMHVPGHSGFIGNEEADRLARQGAKQPED